From the genome of Natrinema marinum:
ATGGGTGAAGAGCGTCCCCTCGTCGAGTTGGGTCTTGACCGCGTCAGTGACGGCGGGATGCGCGTGTCCGACCATCCCCGCTCCGTTGTTCATGTCGAAATCGAGATAGGAATTGCCGTCGACGTCGTGCAGGTGGACGCCCTCCGCCCGGTCGACCACGAACGGATGCGGATCCCACGCGCGGTACGTGCTGGCCACGCCGGCGGGGACGTGGTTCCGAATTTCTTCGAACCGTTCCTTGCTCTTGGGGGTGCGATCGACGTATTCTGACTCGAGACTGTCCCAGATCTCCATGTGTCGCTCGTTCGTTCGTACCGTAATAAATATTTATACTACATTCAAAAGGATGCCATTTGATAGGACTATGTCCTATCAGTCGTAGATGTTTTGTCGAAAATGGGTACAGACGCGGACTGAGCGAAATCAGCGCCGGCGGATGAGTTCGCTCGCGACGATGAGCCCGATACTGAACAGCAACACCATCGTGCTGATTGCGTTGATGACGGGGTCGGTCCCGTGCTGGACCTTCGACCAGATGTAGATGGGGAGCGTGTTCTGGACGCCGCTGGTGAAGAACGCGATCAGGAAGTCGTCGAACGACAGGGTGAAGGCGAACAGCGCACCGCTGACGATACCGGGCATCAGGATCGGGAGCGTCACCCGGCGATACGTCTGCCACTTGCTGGCACCGAGGTCGCGAGCGGCCTCCTCGAGTTCGGGGTCGAAGCCGCGAAGGCGCGCGCTGACGGTGATCAAGACGAACGGCGTGACGAACACGAGCTGGCCGATCATCACCGTCACTAGCGACGTGTTGATGTTCAGGAAGTTGAACCAGAGCAGGAGAGCGATCCCGAGGATGAGTCCGGGAATCGTCATGGGCGCGACTACGAGCGCGCGGTAGAACCCCTTACCCCGGAAATCGGCCCGCACGAGGGCGATCGCACCGAGCGTTCCGAGGGTGGTCGCTCCGAACGTCACGACGGTACCGACGTAGAGACTGTTCATCGTCGCGCGGATGAGGCGCGTGTCGCTCACCATCTCCGCGTACCACTGCATCGTGAACCCGTCCCAGGGGACCGACGAGAACGTCCCCTTCTCGAAGGAGAAGAGGATCAACACGGCGATCGGCGCGTAGAGGAACGTGAACACGAGCACGGTCCAGATCGGGAGCCAGTACCGCTCCGCGACCGCGAGGATCGAACCGATCGAGTTGGTCACGGTCTCGCTGCCAGCGTTGGTCTCAGACGTTTTCGTACTCATCGTTAGAACATCTCCTCCACGTCAGTGTAGCCCATGAGCGACCAGAGGACGCCGGCGACGATCAGCATGAGGACGCTCCCCAGCGCCGCGCCGACAGGCCAGTCGCCGCCGATACCGAACGCGTACCCGATCCGCGTTCCGACGAACAGTTCGCCGCCGCCGATCATCGCCGGGACGATGTACGCGCCCATGCTGAAGATAAAGACGAAAATGATCCCGCCGACGAGCCCCGGGATCGATAGCGGGAGGACGATCCGACGGAACACCGCCAGTCGCGACGCGCCGAGATCGTACGCGGCCTCGATCAGGCTCTCGTCGATCTTCTCGAGGCTGGAGTACAGCGGCAGGACCATGAAGGGCAGCCAGAGGTACGTCAGCCCGAGCCAGATGGAGAACTTCGTGTTGATGATCCACGAGATCGGCTCGTTGAGCACGCCTATCCAGATGAGCATGCTGTTCAGGATGCCCTTCGATCCGAGGATGATCTGCCAGCCGTAGATTCGGACGATATAGTTCGTCCAGAACGGGATCATGACCAGAATTAAGAGGAGGTTCTGGTACTCCCCGCCACGTCTGGCGATGTAGTAGGCGAACGGGTACGCGACGATTACTGCGGTGACCGTCGTCAGCACCGCCATCGTCGTCGTATTGATGAACGCGGCGCGGTTGGCCGGACCGGTGAACACTCCGATGTAGTTCTCGAGCGTGTAGGCCTGTTGCAGCGCGAAGTCCTCCATCCGCATCGTCGCGATGAAGAACATGATCGCGAGCGGACCGATGAAGAACAACAGCTCGAGGAACAAGATCGGCCCTCCCGTCGCGAGGAACCCGTTCGATCCCCTGACTCGGTTGACTATAGTCCGAAATAGACTATCATTTTCCCTTGAATCGGCTACCATATCCGCTATGTTAAAACGGCGCACAATATAGCTTGTGATTCACTCACCGAGCCCGTCGCTTCGATGTGGTCGTTCTCCGGTTCTCAGGGCGGATTTACCCAGAAGCGCGTACACTGTCAGATTATATCACCCTGTATTCCGAACGAACGGCGACGGTCTCTTGTCTCAGATTCAGTATTATAACTAATAGCTGGATGGTGTCAGATCACAACTCTGTGCGTTGGATAGTGTGGGAAAGTATTATATATCCCTATGAGACAACGTAACACGAGCCGTAATGAGAAAATTCGAAGACATAACGGGCGACGACAACGGACGCGCACGTATCGGTGCATCGCGACGAACCTTCCTTCAGTCGGCCGGCATCGCCGGAACGGCGGCGATGGCGGGCTGTCTCGGAGACGCGTTGGGCGGCGGGACGACTCTCAACGTGCTGACGTGGGAGGGGTACGGTACCGACACGATCGTCAACGAGTTCGAGTCCGAGCACGACGCTACGGTCAACATCAGTCTCCTCGCCAGCGACCCGGAAGGGTTCAATATCCTCAAGAGCGGCGGGACGTCCGATTACGACCTGCTCACAGTGAACAACACCTGGGCGGCCCGCCACGCCGAGGCCGGGACGATCGAATCGCTCAATCCCGACGACTTCCCGGAGATGGACAACTTCCTCGAGAAGTTCCAGTGGCCGTTCGAGTCGTTCGCGTACGAAGACGAGATGTACGCGCTACCGACTCGGTGGGGCTGGGACACGCTGACGGTCAATACGAACGTAGTTCCCGAAGAGCATTACTCCTCCTACGAGGTCCTCTGGACCGGCGGTCCGAACGGCGAGTACGAGGGCAAGATGGGTATCATGGACTGGCCGACGTGGAACATTCCGAAGATCGCGCAGTCGCTGGGTTACCCGCCCTTCGAGCAGAACGAGGAACAACTCGCCGACATCAAGGAGCGACTCGTCGAGATGTTCAACAACATGGGAGCGATCTACAGCGGGACCAGCGCGATCCGACAGGCGTTCCTGCAGGAAGACATCGTCATTTCCCCAGTCGGGAATTTCACGATGTCCGAACTCCGCGCTCAGGGCAACGACTGGGTCAACGTCGTCCTCCCCGAACAGGGCGGAATGGGGTGGACCGAGGGAATGTGCATGGTCAAGGATCCCGCCAACCCCGACCTCGCGGTCGACTTCATGAACAAGGTGATTTCCCCGAAGGGACAGTACAGCGTCGCCTGGGAGCCCGCAGCCAAGAGTCCGCCGGTGAACACCGCCTCGTTCGATCAGTTCGACGCGGACCAGCAAGAGGCGCTCATGTTCAGCGAGGACGGGTTCGACGCCGCGCAGACAATCTCGGAACAGACGACACCGTACGAATTCTCGGAGAATACGGACGCGTGGACGGACATGTGGGAAGACGCGAAAGCGCAAAGCGACGTGTAAATGGAAAGCGATACCACGACATCCTCGAAAAGCGAGTCTATGATAGAAGAAACAGCAGTCGACAACACGGGAACGGCGACCAGCGAACGTGGCGAGTCGGATGCGACTCGATCCGGGACCGTAGAGCTCGACGGATTGCGGAAGGAGTTCGGGGACGTAACCGCCGTCGACGGGGTCGATCTGCAGATCAACCCGGGCGAGTTCCTCACGCTGCTCGGCCCGTCCGGCTGTGGGAAGTCGACCACGCTTCGGATGATCAGCGGTCTCGAGACGCCGACCTCGGGCGACGTGTTCATCAGCGGTCAGCGAGTCACCAGCGCGGCCGCGAACAAGCGCAACACCAGTATGGTGTTTCAGGAGTGGGCGCTCTTCCCGCACATGACCGTCGAGGAGAACATCTCGTTCGGACTCGAGATGGACGGCGTCCCAGCCGACGAGCGGGAGGAGAAAGTCACCGAAGCGCTGGAGCTCGTCGAACTCCCGGGCTATCAGGATCGGAAGGCGACGGAGCTGTCGGGCGGGCAGAAACAGCGGATCGCGATGGCGCGTGCGATCGTCCGCGAACCCGACGTCTTGCTGCTCGACGAACCCCTTGCGAGTCTCGACCGCAAACTCCGACAGCACATGCAGGTCGAACTCAAGAAGATTCAGGAAGAGTTGGGGATCACGTTCATCTACGTCACGCACGATCAGGAGGAAGCGCTGACGATGTCGGATCGGATCGCCGTCCTGAACGACGGCCAGATCGAGCAGGTCGGGCCGGCCGACGAACTGTACAAGGATCCCGCGACGAAGTTCGTTGCGACGTTCCTCGGCGAAACGAACCTCTTTGAGGGGACCGTCTCGTCCGACGGGACGAGCGTTCGAGGCGACGACGGCGACGTCCGCATCGAGGCACAACCGGCCCTCGGCGATCGCCGCGCCGTCGTCTCGGTCCGGCCCGAAGAGATCGCGGTGGTCGGCTCGGACGAAAGTCCCGGCTTCGAGAACGAGTGGGAGGGAACCGTCGACGAAACGATCTACAAAGGATCGCTGAAGAACTATTACGTCGATATCGGCTCGCAGACACTGGAGATCGAACGGCAGATAAACGAGGAAACTGCCGATTTCGACGTCGGAGATCGGGTAACAGTTGGGTTCCCGGCAAAAGTCGGTAACGTCATCGAAGCGTAGCTACGAGGTGCCAGGATGTCACAACAGATGCAGTCGAACGAACGGGTCACGCAACAGTACGACGAACACCTGATGCCGATCTGGAAGTCGCTGAACGTCCCCGTTCGGCGAGCAGAGGGGTGCTCGGTCGAGGACTTCGACGGAAACGAGTACCTCGACGTGTTCTCCGGCATCTCGGTGACGAACGTCGGTCACGGGAACGACGCCGTCGTCGCCGCCGCGAAGACGCAACTCGAGGAGTTCGTTCACGGGTGTTCGTACGTCCACCCCAATCAGCCGGTCGCCGACCTCGCCGAGCGCCTCGCGGACGTGACGCCCGGCGACCTTCAGAAGAGTTTCTTCTGTAACTCCGGGACCGAAGCCGTCGAGGGTGCGGTGAAGCTCGCCCGCAAGTACACGGGGAGCAAGGAGGTCGTCGCTCTCGAGATGGGGTTCCACGGCCGAACGCTGGGGAGCCTCGCGCTCACCGGCAACCACACGTACAAACACGAGATGGGACCGACGATCAACGACGCGGTCCACGCCCCGGCGCCCTACCGCTATCGCTGGGCCGACGAGGGCTCCGACGCGACGGTCGCGGAGCAAGCCGCGGCCGAGATCGAACATGTGATCGGCACTCACACGAGCGACGACCTCGCCGCCATCGTCGTCGAACCGGTGATGGGAGAGGGCGGTATCATCGTCCCGCCAGAGGGCTGGCTCGAGCGCGTCCGGGAGATCGCCCACGAACACGACGCGCTGTTGATCGTCGACGAGGTACAGACCGGGTACGGTCGCACGGGCGAGTTATTCGCCAGCGAACACTTCGATGTCGTGCCCGACATCCTGACCCAGGCGAAGGGAATCGCGAACGGACTCCCGCTGGGCGCGTTTACCGCCTCCGCGGAGATTGCAGATGCCTTCGAGGCCGGCGATCACCTCTCCACGTTCGGCGGCAACCCCGTCGCGTGTGCCGCGGCGCTCGCGACGATCGACGAACTGCAGGACGGCATCATCGAGCACGCTCGCGAGCAGGGGGCGTGGCTCGCCGACCGACTCGCCGAACTCGAGGCCGAGTTCGACGCGGTCGGTGAGACTCGAGGCCTCGGCCTCATGCAGGGCGTCGAGCTCGTCGACCCGTCCGAAACGGGGCCGCGCGGTATCGCCCCGGCTCCCGACAAGGAGCTGGCCGCGGCCGTCGCCGACGAACTCCGCGAGCAGGGGATCATTATGGGCGTCGGCGGCTACTACAAGAACGTCATGCGATTCCAGCCGCCACTGACGATCGACCGTCCCGATCTCGAGCGGACCGTAGAGACGCTCCGCAGAGCAATCGACACCGAGACCGACGATGAGTGACGAGCGGTCGCGCGCCGAGGTGTTCCACGACCGATACGAGGGGACCGACGCCGAACTCGCCTACACCGGCAGGCGGACGTTCCTCAAGGGCGAGCCCCGCGACGTGGAGGATCTCGCAGATGCCGACGTCGCGGTACTGGGAGCGCCCCTCGATGCGGCCGCGAGTAACAGGCCAGGCGCGCGTTACGGGCCAACGGCCATCCGCGAAGCGAGCGCCTGGTGGGCCTACCTGTCGGGGTACAAAGGCGGAGTGACGAACATGAACACGCGCGCGCAGGTCGATTTCGGCGACGTGACGGTCGCCGACTGCGGCGACGTTCCGGTGTTCCCGCTCGATCAGGAGAAGTCCGCTGAAAGTATCGCCGCGCACGTAGCGACGGCGGCCGAGCGGGCGTTTCCCGTCCTGTTGGGTGGTGACCACTACTGTACGTATCCGTCGTTTCGTGGCTTCGCCGAGGCCAGCGACGCCGACAGCGTCGGACTCGTCCAGATCGATGCGCACACCGACACCGCCGAGGACAGTCCCGTTTTCGGAGAGCACTTCCACGGATCGCCCACCCGGCTGATCGCCGAGTCCGACTATTCGGACTACGAGCATATCAGTCAGATCGGGATCCGCGGGTACGAATCGCCGGGGTTCTTCGAGTTCGCCGACGAATCTGGATTGAACCTCTACACGATGCGGGACGTCAGGACGAAGGGGGTCGAGGACGTCGTCACGGACGCGATCGAGCAAGCGGCCGCGGAGACGGACGCGGTTTACGTCACGTTCGATATCGACTCGGTCGATCCGGGCATCGCGCCGGGGACGGGCACGCCCGAACCCGGCGGACTGGGTAGCCACGAGGCGCTCCAGATAATGGAGACCCTCGGGGCACACGACGCAGTCGGGGCCGCAGACCTCATGGAGGTCGCCCCCGAACGCGATCCGACGCGGTCGACGCAGACACTCGCGGCGTATCTCCTCGTCACGCTCGTCGAACGCCAGTTCGCGGAGTAATATCGGGTCCGGGTGACAGCGGCGACCTGGTGAACCGCATCGGCTTCCGAGCAACGGTCGCTCACGTCGTTTTCGAACCCGAATCCCGTTTCTTCAAGCTCCGATAGCGTCCACTGGATGAACGTGTCGGTAACTATTTCCGGCTACGATCATCCACTTTTGCCGCGGTTTCGAAACCGTTTCTAGTTAGTGCTGACGGACGAGTATGAATAGCGTTATTGGGTCTGCCCTCATCGAATCAACCACAGGGGAATATTTCGGAAGAAATCCGAAAAAGTCCACCAATGGTGAGCTCATGACTATCGAAACGGAAGACCGCTATCAGTTGTTCATCGACGGCGAGTTCGTCCAGGCGTCGACCGACGAATCCCTCACGACCACGGATCCGGCGACCGGTGATCCCATCGCGCGGTTCGCGGCGGCGACCAGCGCCGACGTCGATCGCGCGGTCGAGGCGGCTCGCGAGTCGCTGTCGGCCTGGCAAGCGAACTCCCCCGTCGAACGCGGACGAACCGTACACCGGGTCGCGGATCTCCTTCGAGAGCACGCCGACGACCTCGCACGAATCGAGAGCCTCGACCAGGGGAAACCCCTCGAGCAGGCGCGCAGCGACGTCGACGACGCGGTCCGCTATTTCGAGTACTACGCGGGCGTCGCCGACAAACTCGAGGGCAAGAGCGTCCCGAGGGGAGCGGAGACGTTCGATATGACCACCCGCGAACCCTACGGGGTCAGCGGGCAGATCGTCCCGTGGAACTTCCCGCTGAGTATCACCGCTCGCGGCGTGGCGCCCGCGCTCGTCGCCGGGAACACGGTCGTGGTGAAACCGGCGCCGACGACGCCGCTCTCCGCGCTGCACTTCGCCGAACTCTGCCGGGAAGCGGGTGTCCCCGATGGGGTCGTCAACGTCGTGACCGGCGGCGCTGAACCCGGTGCCGCGCTGTCATCGCACGACGGCGTCGACCAACTCACGTTCACGGGCAGCGTCCCCACGGGCGAGGCGGTGATGAAATCCGCGGCCGAGACGATCACCCCCGTGACGCTCGAGCTGGGCGGCAAGAACCCCGCGATCGTGATGCCCGACGCCGATCTCGACGAGGCCGCGTTCTGGGTCGCGACCGGAATCTTCACGAACGCCGGGCAGATCTGTTCGGCGGCCGATCGCGCCCTCGTTCACGAATCGGTCTACGACGAGTTCGTCGCGCGACTCGTCGACCGAGCGGAGTCGTATACGCTCGACGCCGGCGTCGACGATCCGGATATGGGACCGCTCAACCACGCCGACCACTTCGAGACCGTGCTGGACTACGTCGACATCGGCGTAAGCGAAGGTGCCACCCTCGAGACCGGCGGCGAACCGCTCGATCGAGACGGGCATTTCCTTCCGCCGACGATCTTCTCCGATGTCGAGCCGGAGATGCGGATCGCCCGCGAGGAGATCTTCGGTCCCGTGCTCTCGGTGATCCCGTTCGCCGATCGCGAGGAGGCGATCGACATCGCGAACGGCACCGAGTACGGACTCACGGGCGGTGTGTTCTCTCGAGATATCAAGCGGGCGTTGCGCCTGGCTCGCGACATCGACGCGGGGAGCGTCTACGTCAACGAGTGGTTCGGCGGTTCGATCGAAACGCCGTTCGGCGGGATGAAAAAGAGCGGAATCGGCCGCGAGAAGGGCCTCGAAGCGCTCGAATCGTATTTGCAGACGAAAAATATCTCGGTGAATCTCGACGAGACGATCCAGTAGCGTCGGTCACAGTCGCTGCTCGGCAGCCGATTTGCCGGAGAAACGGGACCGAAACCGGTGACTGCACGTCGCTCCTCGTGGTGGGAGGCCCCGCGCTCGAGGAACGAGCATCGAACTCGAGGCGCTGATCGGTCTTCCAATTGTCACGCTCCGGTTTCACGCCTCAACAGGTATGTAATAGATATGGGTAGAGTGGCGTACTCGCCCCATAGCTGTGCATGAATAGGACAATACAACCCACTTTATCCCGCTCCTATTCGCGAGTTGAGAAACAACCGATCGTCGATACGATTTCGAAGCCATCAAATTACGAATCCCCCCTATCTATCGATAACATCGACTATATCTGTCTAGAATGAATGTTCGTACATTTATTGGGTGGTATCGAAGGATTTCGGTGATCGGCTGATGGCTGCTCCATCCGAGCCGATCCGCTGTAAAAGTGAGGAAGAGAGAACACATAGGTCAATATTATTTCTCAAAACCATCAATACTACCAGGCTCCTATATTGGTTATAGTCTGATCAATAGGGCTGTCGACGACCCGCGTTCGAAGCGAAGTAACTACACGGCGAATTCCAGGGGACCGATTCACTCGATCGTCGTGAACGGAACTGTTGAACGCTAAAACTAGCGTTGTCGGACATCTAAGAACCGCTCAGAAACTGAGTGGGCCAACTCGGATTTGAACCGAAGGAAGACGTTCCGGGTCGCTCACTTCGTTCGCTCCCGGGCGTGCGACTTCCAGGGCTCAAATCCTCGCGGCAGCACATAGTCTCGGCTCACGACGTTGTTCGCCGAGAATAGTGGGCCAACTCGGATTTGAACCGAGAGCCTCCACCTTATCAGAGTGGCGCTCAACCTGATTGAGCTATTGGCCCGGGTCGCACTCAGTAGTTGCTCGGTGGGACGTTTAAGCGTTTCTTTCTGCTGGGGCCGTGCGAACCGCTACCGGGCGAGGGGATCGTCGTCCCGATCGTCGCTCGCGTCGTCCGTCCGATCGTCGCCGAAGTTGATCGTATAGGAATCCTCGTCGTCGACGCTGTAGTCGTCGTCGCCGAGATCGTAGGTCCCGCCGTCGCTCGAGTCTGCTCCGCCGGCCCCGCCCTGATCGGGGAAGCCGAACGTCCAGACGGTACCGCTGGCGAGCCCGCTCGTCTTCTTGTCCGCATAGGGGATGATCACGAAGCGCTTGAGTGCGGCGCGGATCGGGACTCGCGTCACCGGGATCGCGAGCAGGAACCCGATGGCGTCGGTCACCAGCCCGGGAGTCAGCAGGAACGCTCCGGCGGCGATCAGCAGGCCCCCGTCGAGCAGTTCGTTGGTCGGTGGCTTCCCCGCGGCCAGCGACCGCTGCATCTTCCCGATCGTTCGCCGGCCTTCCGCGCGGACGAGGAGCATGCCGATCAGGCCCGTCAGGACGACGAGCAGGACCATCCCGACCCAGCCGACGTAGCTCGTCTGGCTGACGACGACCGCGAGCAACACGGCGTCGAGAAACGGGATGAGCAACAGCGCGAAGATCCACCGGAGCATACCTCGATCTAGCGCCCGAAGGGTGAAAATCCTTTACTCTCGTTCCAGCGACGGAATCGCGGCCGTTCGCGGCGAGGCCCGTGACTCGAGGCCGGCCGTGACCGTCGGGGCTCCGCAGGCGAACGAAGGGCTTACGCCGGCGACTCCCGTCGCTCCGATATGAACGAGACGACCCGCGTCGAGTGGCGCGAGTGGGGGCAGGACGCCTTCGACGAGGCGTCGGCCGAGGATGTGCCCGTCTTGCTTTCGCTGACCGCGACGTGGTGTGACCACTGCCACGAGATGGACGCCGAAACGTACGCGGAACCGCGCATCGCGGCCAACGTCAACGACAGCTTCGTGCCCGTCCGGGTCGACGTGGACCGCCACCCGCGCGTCCGCGATCGGTACAACATGGGCGGCTTCCCGTCGACGGTCTTTCTCGCGCCGAACGGCGAGGTGCTGACCGGCGCGGGCTATCTGGGCCCCGACGGGATGCGCCAGGTTCTGGACAGCGTTCGGACCATGTGGCAGACGAAAGGCGACGGCGCGGCCCGGGTCCCCCGCCCGCTCCGCGAGGACAACCCGCCCGCGGGCGAGTTGACCGCCGAGATCGAACAGGGGATGATCGGTCACCTCACCGACACTTACGACGAGACCGCCGGTGGCTGGGGCGAGAGCCCGAAGTTCCCCTTACCCGACGCCCTCGAGTTCGCGCTCAAGCGCGACCGGCAGATGGCGCTGCCCTCCTACGACGCGGTCGGCGCGAACCTGTTAGACGAGTACGACGGCGGCTTCTACCGCTTCGCGACCGAGCGCGACTGGTCGGGGCTCCAGCGCGAGAAGCTCCTCGACTCGAACGGTGCGCTCGTACGCGCCTTCGCGAACGCCTACCTCCTGACCGGGAAAGACGAGTACCGCGAACCGGCCGAGCGCACGGTCGAGTACCTGACGACGACGCTGTGGAACGACGAGGCCGAGGCGTTCGCGAACAGCCAGGCCCCCGGCGAGGACGACGCCCACGGCCTCGACGCAACCGACCGAGCGACCGCCGACGAGCCACCGGTCGACGGTGGCGTCTTCGCCGGCCCGAACGCGCTCGCGATCGAGGGCTTGCTGACCTACTACGCTTACACCGACGACGAGCGCGCCCGCCAGTACGCCGAACGCGCACTCGAGACCCTCCGCGGGGACCTGCTCGACGACGGCGTCGTCGCCCACGGGCTCGCGGCCGACGGCGACGCCGCGCCCCTTCTCGCGAACCAGGCGCGCGCGCTGGCGGCGCTGACGACGGCCGCGAGCACGCTCGAGACGGACGTTCTCGCGGACGCGACCGCAGTCGCCGACGCGACGATCGACCGACTCCACGACGAGGATTCGTTTCTCGACGGCCCCGCCGCGGGCGTCGGCCTCTGTGACCGGCCGCTGCGGCCGCTGGACTCGAACGTGGCGTTCGCCGACGGGCTGCTCGAGCTGGCGGTGCTCACAGGCGAGGACCGCTATCGGGAGTTCGCGCGCGAGACGCTCGAGGCCTTCGCCGGCGCGAGCGACCGTTTCGGCGTCCAGATCGCTCGCTACGCGACGGTGGTCTCCCGGCTGCTCGAGGGGCCGCTGGTGATCCGGGTTGCCGCCGACCCCGGCTCGGATCTTCACCGCGCGGCGCTCCGGATGGCCGACCACGAGAAGGTCGTCGTCCCCGACGCCGCCCTCGAGACAGGCACGGCACAGGTCGAACGCGGCGATCGCGTGTCAGCGAGTGCCGAAACTCCGAACGAGTTGAGCGAGCGCGTCCGGACCGTTCTCGACTGACGTTCGGGCCCGAACCGGCCGACGACGATATCGGCCCAAACTACCACAGCGTTTATGTTTCTTCAGTGGGTGTGTTCCCAACATGGCCAGTCTCAGGGATCTCGGGCTCTCCGAGTACGAAGCTCGAGCCTACCGTTCGCTCCTCAACACCGGCCCCACAACGGCCAAAGAGTTGTCACGGGCGAGCGACGTACCGATGGGGCGGATCTACGACGTGCTAAACAGCATCGAACAGTACAACCTCGTCCGGAGCCAGACCGCGAGCCGGCCGAAGAAGTACGTCGCCGTCGAGCCCTCGACGGCTCTGGATCGGTTGCTCGAGGACAAGAAACGCGAACTCGAGGAAAAAGCCGACCAGTACGAGTCGATCGTCGACGATCTGGCCGACGAACTCGACGCGGCAGAACCGGTCGAAGAGCAGTTCTGGACTGCCGCCGTCGGCCCCGAGGAGACGATCGACCTCCTCTTAGAGCGGCTCGCGGCCGCCGACCGCGACATCGTGATGGTTTCGGCCGATCCGTCCTACCAGTGGGATATGGAGTCCGTCAGCGAGGAGGTCAACACGCAACTCGAGAGCGCCCTCGACCGGGGCGTCTCGGTCGACCTCCTGATGACTCGCGAGATGGTCGCCTCGATGTCCGAGGACGTGGGGAAGCGCTACCGAGAGGTCCTGCAGCAGCGCGACGACTTCAACGTGCGGACGAACGACGACATCACCGGATCGTTCAACATCATCGACGGCGTCGAGATCTGCATTCAGGTGCCCAACCCGCTCTCGTCGGGCGACGCCTTCGGGATGATCGATCTCAAGGACCCGGAGTTCACCGCGAACGTCCACGAGGAGTTCGCCCCGCGCTGGGAGGAAGCCAGCCCGCTCGAGTTCTAAGGCTCGATCTCCTCGCGGAGCGTCCCCATCTCGACGACGCGCTCGGCGTGGGCGTTGTGCTGGTGGATCGACTCGTCGTTAGACTGGCTCATCGTGATCACCGCGTCGTCGGCCAGGTGGTCGAACTCGTCGACGACGCCCTCGGCTAACGCGCGCACGCAGTCCTCGACGAACTTCGCGTCGGCGTGGGCCTCGTAGGTCATGTGGTCCTCGTCGGGTCGCTTCGCGAGGTTGTAGATCCGCGCGCTCATCGAGTCCCGCGCGATGTCGATGATGTCGTTCAGATCGACCGACGGATCGCCGTTGGCTTCGACGGTCAGCGTCGCGTGGCCGCGCTGGGAGTGACCCGGCTGTGGGACCTCCTCTAAGAACTCCGTGATCGTCTCCTCCTCGACGCCCAGATCCTCGAGGGTCTGCTTCGCGCGGGCGGTTGACATCCCCTGCGAGCAGGGACAGACGGTCATGCCGGTGACCTGCGCGCCGATCTCCTCGCGGGTGCCCTCTTCGGTCGCCGTTGCCGACGCGACGATGTCGACCATGTGTTGGGTCTCGCGGTCGCTGGCGGGCGTCTGCTCGCGGCGCATGAACTCCGCCTCCATCGAGACTTCCGCCTTGGAGGTGTAG
Proteins encoded in this window:
- a CDS encoding aldehyde dehydrogenase family protein; its protein translation is MTIETEDRYQLFIDGEFVQASTDESLTTTDPATGDPIARFAAATSADVDRAVEAARESLSAWQANSPVERGRTVHRVADLLREHADDLARIESLDQGKPLEQARSDVDDAVRYFEYYAGVADKLEGKSVPRGAETFDMTTREPYGVSGQIVPWNFPLSITARGVAPALVAGNTVVVKPAPTTPLSALHFAELCREAGVPDGVVNVVTGGAEPGAALSSHDGVDQLTFTGSVPTGEAVMKSAAETITPVTLELGGKNPAIVMPDADLDEAAFWVATGIFTNAGQICSAADRALVHESVYDEFVARLVDRAESYTLDAGVDDPDMGPLNHADHFETVLDYVDIGVSEGATLETGGEPLDRDGHFLPPTIFSDVEPEMRIAREEIFGPVLSVIPFADREEAIDIANGTEYGLTGGVFSRDIKRALRLARDIDAGSVYVNEWFGGSIETPFGGMKKSGIGREKGLEALESYLQTKNISVNLDETIQ
- a CDS encoding FxsA family protein; the protein is MLRWIFALLLIPFLDAVLLAVVVSQTSYVGWVGMVLLVVLTGLIGMLLVRAEGRRTIGKMQRSLAAGKPPTNELLDGGLLIAAGAFLLTPGLVTDAIGFLLAIPVTRVPIRAALKRFVIIPYADKKTSGLASGTVWTFGFPDQGGAGGADSSDGGTYDLGDDDYSVDDEDSYTINFGDDRTDDASDDRDDDPLAR
- a CDS encoding DUF255 domain-containing protein: MNETTRVEWREWGQDAFDEASAEDVPVLLSLTATWCDHCHEMDAETYAEPRIAANVNDSFVPVRVDVDRHPRVRDRYNMGGFPSTVFLAPNGEVLTGAGYLGPDGMRQVLDSVRTMWQTKGDGAARVPRPLREDNPPAGELTAEIEQGMIGHLTDTYDETAGGWGESPKFPLPDALEFALKRDRQMALPSYDAVGANLLDEYDGGFYRFATERDWSGLQREKLLDSNGALVRAFANAYLLTGKDEYREPAERTVEYLTTTLWNDEAEAFANSQAPGEDDAHGLDATDRATADEPPVDGGVFAGPNALAIEGLLTYYAYTDDERARQYAERALETLRGDLLDDGVVAHGLAADGDAAPLLANQARALAALTTAASTLETDVLADATAVADATIDRLHDEDSFLDGPAAGVGLCDRPLRPLDSNVAFADGLLELAVLTGEDRYREFARETLEAFAGASDRFGVQIARYATVVSRLLEGPLVIRVAADPGSDLHRAALRMADHEKVVVPDAALETGTAQVERGDRVSASAETPNELSERVRTVLD
- a CDS encoding TrmB family transcriptional regulator; protein product: MASLRDLGLSEYEARAYRSLLNTGPTTAKELSRASDVPMGRIYDVLNSIEQYNLVRSQTASRPKKYVAVEPSTALDRLLEDKKRELEEKADQYESIVDDLADELDAAEPVEEQFWTAAVGPEETIDLLLERLAAADRDIVMVSADPSYQWDMESVSEEVNTQLESALDRGVSVDLLMTREMVASMSEDVGKRYREVLQQRDDFNVRTNDDITGSFNIIDGVEICIQVPNPLSSGDAFGMIDLKDPEFTANVHEEFAPRWEEASPLEF
- the mptA gene encoding GTP cyclohydrolase MptA yields the protein MSHQLPDVQATSPDVTVGLSQVGVTGVDKLVKLAREGKRPIVLTAEFEVFVDLPAWRKGADMSRNMEVIDEILEDATREEAYSVEEVCGEAAERLLEKHDYTSKAEVSMEAEFMRREQTPASDRETQHMVDIVASATATEEGTREEIGAQVTGMTVCPCSQGMSTARAKQTLEDLGVEEETITEFLEEVPQPGHSQRGHATLTVEANGDPSVDLNDIIDIARDSMSARIYNLAKRPDEDHMTYEAHADAKFVEDCVRALAEGVVDEFDHLADDAVITMSQSNDESIHQHNAHAERVVEMGTLREEIEP